The proteins below are encoded in one region of Roseomonas marmotae:
- a CDS encoding extracellular solute-binding protein, which produces MTIITRRGALGLGAMAGLGLARPHLARAQGRSITVTALGGVWEEAVRSCFAEPYEKQTGNTARVLIGSPPQWLAQIEANPARPPIDAMVTIPDLAIAAVKNGLMDRFTAEKTPNIVHTPRQFIDPLDDCGVMFDYGVAGFTYNKDRIKQPPKSFVEFVDRTARGEWQASLPGIGYAVTPIMLIWAMARALGGGVDNVDPFFDAMRKMRRNVIFWNSPNDFESALATGDAEIGIYFDGRTWAWWDSGAKFAGFLNPSEGGSINAIAVQKPKNASEAVWPYLDIMLSAGAQLNFAKMLNYGVTNSQVVYPPELAARITPWQEAALPPYAEIAEKRAAWVDRWNREIGR; this is translated from the coding sequence CATCACACGGCGCGGCGCACTGGGCCTTGGCGCCATGGCCGGGCTGGGGCTTGCCCGGCCCCACCTGGCACGGGCGCAGGGCAGGAGCATCACCGTCACCGCCCTGGGCGGCGTCTGGGAGGAAGCGGTGCGAAGCTGCTTCGCCGAACCCTACGAGAAGCAGACCGGCAATACCGCGCGCGTGCTGATCGGCAGCCCGCCGCAATGGCTGGCGCAGATCGAGGCGAACCCGGCCCGCCCGCCGATCGACGCCATGGTCACGATCCCCGACCTCGCCATCGCCGCGGTGAAGAACGGGCTGATGGACCGCTTCACGGCCGAGAAGACGCCCAACATCGTCCATACGCCCAGGCAGTTCATCGATCCGCTGGATGACTGCGGCGTGATGTTCGACTACGGCGTGGCGGGCTTCACCTACAACAAGGATCGCATAAAGCAGCCGCCGAAATCCTTCGTGGAATTCGTCGACCGCACGGCCAGGGGCGAATGGCAGGCCTCCCTGCCCGGCATCGGCTATGCCGTGACGCCGATCATGCTGATCTGGGCCATGGCGCGCGCGCTGGGCGGCGGCGTGGACAATGTGGACCCCTTCTTCGACGCCATGAGGAAGATGCGCCGCAACGTCATCTTCTGGAACAGCCCGAACGACTTCGAAAGCGCGCTGGCGACGGGCGATGCGGAAATCGGCATCTATTTCGACGGCCGCACCTGGGCCTGGTGGGACAGCGGCGCCAAATTCGCGGGCTTCCTGAATCCCTCGGAGGGCGGCTCGATCAATGCCATCGCCGTGCAGAAGCCGAAGAATGCCAGCGAGGCCGTCTGGCCCTATCTGGACATCATGCTGAGCGCCGGGGCGCAGCTGAACTTCGCGAAGATGCTCAACTACGGCGTGACCAACAGCCAGGTGGTCTATCCGCCGGAGCTGGCGGCGCGCATCACGCCCTGGCAGGAGGCCGCGCTGCCGCCATATGCCGAGATCGCCGAGAAGCGCGCGGCCTGGGTGGACCGCTGGAATCGCGAGATCGGCCGCTGA